In the Colletotrichum lupini chromosome 1, complete sequence genome, one interval contains:
- a CDS encoding serine/threonine-protein kinase nrc-2 translates to MVHGPWEVEVWKPKREARPERRLSPPHITNSLSTLSSPVHRSPTAYSIRPCLPPPPTVNHPVLSPTYLPASQHLSFSPGLACCTSSSSSTTTRPYLTFSTLLTLRIQSHVPPTYLTLTLHLNLLTSDLPPYLPPYLPAYYRRRSSSAPSPFRTSEHRRSSSHLSRNCPVSHGIGRLIAHPRDSDMPASRTHQNGAAQFNQKLKNLFRINLNSGADRDREKSSAAHVHSSQDAAAARPEIRSKFGSSFFKGTVGRLRTNTTASEGNPLDEALSPTAHANPYFAHQGQPGLRHHNHESVPPSPPDTPNFKIQGPDGGPEQQTTSAGREELARKLRRVASAPNAQGLFSKGKGSAERPATAELSKDPLVLDKDSGTLEMVDPSKASAPSLGVPDKDVLGNLPPPNRTSLAFRRTYSSNSIKVRDVEVGPQSFDKIKLIGKGDVGKVYLVREKKSSRLYAMKVLSKKEMIKRNKIKRALAEQEILATSNHPFIVTLYHSFQSEDYLYLCMEYCSGGEFFRALQTRPGKCIPEDDARFYAAEVTAALEYLHLMGFIYRDLKPENILLHQSGHIMLSDFDLSKQSDLGGKPTMVIGKTGTSTTSLHIDTRSCIANFRTNSFVGTEEYIAPEVIKGSGHTSAVDWWTLGILIYEMLYGTTPFKGKNRNATFANILREDIPFPDHAGAPQLSNLCKSLIRKLLIKDENRRLGAKAGASDIKAHPFFKTTQWALIRHMKPPIVPVTGRGIDTVNFRNVKESESIDLSGSNPLQANLKGVPLDSGMTTPGGEVVDPFEEFNSVTLHHDGDDDHHSQQSGQNHSAAKPRNHATKAFVVPPFSRAIHGLLTKIFQPAA, encoded by the exons ATGGTCCATGGTCCATGGGAAGTTGAGGTGTGGAAGCCGAAGCGTGAAGCCCGTCCGGAAAGACGCCTAAGCCCACCTCATATTACTAACTCGCTTTCGACTCTCTCCTCCCCCGTCCACCGCTCGCCTACCGCCTATTCTATCCGTCCTTGcctaccaccaccacctacCGTCAACCATCCCGTTCTGTCACCTACCTACCTGCCAGCCAGCCAACACCTATCTTTCTCTCCCGGCCTTGCTTGCTgcacctcctcctcgtcctccaccaccacccgaccctaccttaccttttcGACGCTACTTACACTCCGCATCCAGTCCCACGTTCCTCCCACCTACCTCACCCTCACCCTTCACCTTAACCTACTCACCTCCGACCTACCTCCCTACCTACCTCCCTACCTACCTGCATACTACCGTCGCCGCTCTTCTTCCGCTCCATCTCCTTTCCGCACTTCCGAACATCGTCGGTCCTCTTCGCACCTCTCCCGTAACTGTCCCGTCAGCCATGGCATCGGTCGCTTGATTGCGCACCCCCGAGATTCCGATATGCCTGCCAGCCGAACCCACCAGAATGGCGCTGCCCAGTTCAACCAGAAGCTGAAGAACCTCTTCCGCATCAACCTCAACAGCGGCGCCGACCGTGACAGAGAAAAGTCCTCCGCTGCTCACGTTCACTCCTCACaagacgccgccgccgcccgcccAGAAATCCGGAGCAAGTTTGGTAGCAGCTTTTTCAAGGGCACCGTCGGCCGATTGAGGACAAACACCACCGCCAGCGAAGGCAACCCCCTCGACGAGGCCCTCAGCCCGACCGCGCACGCGAATCCCTACTTTGCACACCAGGGTCAGCCGGGCCTTCGCCATCACAATCACGAATCAGTACCTCCTAGCCCTCCCGATACCCCAAATTTCAAGATCCAAGGTCCTGACGGCGGCCCCGAACAGCAGACGACGAGCGCCGGACGTGAGGAATTGGCAAGGAAACTTAGGAGAGTCGCCAGTGCCCCCAATGCCCAGGGCTTGTTCTCCAAAGGCAAGGGCAGCGCCGAGCGTCCCGCCACCGCCGAGTTGAGCAAGGACCCGTTGGTTCTCGACAAGGACTCGGGCACCCTCGAGATGGTTGATCCGTCCAAGGCGTCTGCCCCTAGCCTGGGCGTCCCCGACAAGGACGTCCTCGGCAACCTCCCACCCCCGAACCGTACGAGTCTCGCATTCCGGAGGACATACAGCTCCAATTCCATCAAGGTCCGCGATGTCGAGGTCGGCCCGCAAAGTTTCGACAAGATCAAGTTGATTGGCAAGGGAGACGTCGGCAAGGTCTACCTTGTCCGCGAGAAGAAGAGCAGTCGTCTCTACGCCATGAAAG TATTGAGCAAGAAGGAGATGATCAAGCGGAACAAGATTAAACGCGCCCTTGCCGAGCAAGAAATTCTAGCTACGAGTAACCACCCCTTCATTGTTACGCTGTACCACTCATTCCAATCGGAGGATTATCTGTATCTGTGCATGGAATATTGCAGTGGTGGAGAGTTCTTCAGGGCGCTGCAGACGCGCCCCGGCAAGTGTATCCCCGAAGACGATGCGCGATTCTACGCCGCCGAGGTCACCGCGGCCTTGGAATATCTGCATTTGATGGGCTTCATCTATCGCGACTTGAAGCCAGAGA ACATCTTACTCCACCAGTCGGGCCACATCATGCTTTCGGACTTTGACTTGTCGAAGCAGTCCGATCTCGGTGGAAAGCCCACAATGGTCATTGGCAAGACAGGTACCAGCACCACCTCATTGCACATCGACACTCGGTCCTGCATCGCCAATTTCCGCACCAACTCGTTCGTCGGAACCGAGGAGTACATTGCACCAGAGGTCATTAAGGGTAGCGGCCACACTAGTGCCGTGGACTGGTGGACCCTCGGCATCTTGATTTACGAGATGCTTTACGGAACCACCCCCTTCAAGGGCAAGAACCGAAATGCGACTTTTGCCAATATCTTGAGGGAAGACATCCCCTTCCCGGACCACGCTGGGGCACCTCAATTATCCAA CCTTTGCAAATCCCTGATTCGTAAACTTTTGATCAAAGACGAAAACCGGAGATTGGGTGCCAAGGCCGGTGCTTCGGATATCAAGGCTCATCCGTTCTTCAAGACGACTCAGTGGGCGTTGATTCGACACATGAAGCCTCCCATTGTGCCTGTTACTGGGCGCGGCATCGATACTGTCAACTTCCGCAATGTTAAGGAAAGTGAGAGCATCGACTTGAGCGGATCCAACCCGCTACAAGCAAACCTCAAGGGAGTTCCTCTGGATAGTGGCATGACGACCCCCGGTGGTGAAGTCGTTGATCCTTTCGAAGAGTTCAACAGTGTCACGCTGCACCATGACGGAGACGACGACCATCACTCACAACAGAGTGGACAAAATCACTC GGCTGCGAAACCACGAAACCACGCTACAAAGGCCTTCGTGGTTCCCCCCTTCTCGAGGGCTATCCACGGACTTCTCACGAAAATATTTCAACCTGCAGCATAG
- a CDS encoding short-chain dehydrogenase, which translates to MASKSFYAIISGAGSGTGRAAAVRFAKAYPVVLLARKPESYNAIVDEIKQAGGQAFGITADATDEAAVNAAFETIKKELPGSKLAAAIYNVNAGFSRKPFLELKREELDVSLDAAPKGFFTFAQKTLPLLLESVSDSPHPPSLIITGATASIKGSALFGGFAAGKFALRALGQSLAREFGPKGVHVAHAIIDGGIDTPWGKAYVANDGAEDGKISPDAIADAYWYLHTQHRSAFSQEIDIRPYVEKF; encoded by the exons ATGGCCTCCAAATCATTCTACGCAATCATCTCCGGAGCGGGTTCCGGCACTG GCCGCGCAGCAGCCGTCCGTTTCGCAAAGGCGTACCCAGTCGTGCTCCTCGCCCGCAAGCCAGAGAGCTACAACGCCATCGTGGACGAGATCAAGCAGGCCGGCGGCCAAGCCTTCGGCATCACGGCCGATGCCACAGACGAGGCCGCCGTCAACGCTGCCTTTGAGACGATCAAGAAGGAGCTCCCCGGAAGCAAGCTCGCTGCCGCCATCTACAATGTCAACGCCGGCTTTTCACGCAAGCCGTTCCTCGAGCTTAAGCGAGAGGAGCTTGATGTCAGTCTCGATGCTGCGCC TAAGGGGTTCTTCACATTCGCGCAAAAGACGCTTCCCCTGTTGCTCGAGTCGGTGTCCGACTCCCCTCACCCGCCGTCTTTGATCATCACTGGAGCCACGGCATCCATCAAAG GCAGCGCATTGTTTGGAGGGTTTGCGGCAGGCAAATTCGCCCTCCGCGCCTTAGGCCAATCTCTAGCACGCGAGTTCGGTCCGAAGGGGGTCCATGTGGCACACGCCATCATCGACGGAGGCATTGATACCCCGTGGGGTAAGGCCTACGTTGCCAACGATGGCGCAGAAGATGGCAAGATTTCACCGGACGCT ATTGCTGATGCCTACTGGTACCTGCACACGCAACACCGCTCCGCGTTCAGTCAGGAAATTGACATCAGACCGTACGTGGAAAAGTTCTGA